In Methanobrevibacter boviskoreani JH1, the sequence TTCCTGATACATAAATCCCACTTTACGCCTTACATCCATCCTATGTAAGGAAGGTTTATGAATATCTACCCATAAAACTCCTTCATTATCTGTTTTAAGTTTATAAGTAACTTTTCCCCCATCGGCATCTTCAATACCGTCCAAGATATGTAAAAGTACACTTTTACCTGCACCGCTTGGTCCTAACAGTGTTAAAATATCTCCCTTTTTAACTTCAAAATTAGCATTTTCAATATCCAAACTTACACCATCATTAAGAACAAAGTATCTTTTATCAATATCTTCTGCCTTTATAATGGTTTCATCACTTGCTTTAATAGTAATATCAGATTCAGGTGCTCTTTTAGATAAAAACTCATCGGTTATACCATTAACATCATCACTGATTTCAACTATTTCGCCGTCATTCATTAAAACAATACGATCGGCTAAATATTTTTGAACCTCCGGCAAGTGAGATACAACTATTACCGTAATTCCAAGTTCTTTATTAATCTTTTTAACAGCATCCAAAATTTCTTGTTTTGTTTTTGGACATGCCATTGTTGCAGGTTCATCCAAAAGTAAAAGTTTAGGCTCTTTTGCTAATTGTCTAGCCATAATAAGTCTTTGTTTTTCTCCACCACTTAATAAAGGTGCTGGAAAATCGTCTTTACCTTCAAGGCCAACCAATTTTAAGATCTCATCTGCCTTTTTTCCGAATTCCTTTTCAGCTTCCTTTAAAAGAGTAGATGCCTCATCACCATATTTAGCACCATACATTTTCCTTAAAACATTTTCACGGCAACTTGCAGGCCATAGACCAAAATCTCTTTGAAGATGAATAGCTGTTGCTTTTTTAAGTTGGTTATAATAATATTGACTGTCATCTGCATGAAGTACAACATCGTCTACAGTTATGACACCTTCATCAAATTTCTCAACACCTCTTAGACATCTTAAAAGTGTTGTTTTACCAGAACCACTAGTTCCGATAATTCCAAGGATTTCCCCTTCTTTAATTTCTAAATTAATATTTTTAAGACCAACAACCTCATCTTTGTTGTCCAATTTATAAGTTTTTGAAAGATTTTCTACTTTAAACATTTTATTCCCAATTTAACTTCTCTAAAATAAAATATAAACTCATAAGTTTAAAATAAGATTAATACACAGATATCCTAGAATAATTTTTTAAAAATATTCTAAAATAAATAATCTATTTAATTTATATTATTCAATACTTTTAAATTTGTTTATTATTTTTTGGTAAAAATCATTTTAATTAATAGGAATAGCCTCTTATTAAAAATGTTAAATTATTTGTAAACTATCATAAAAAAATTTGATTAAAACAATTGTTTTATAGGGTTCCATAATGAATAAAACAAGCCTAAATTAATGTTAAATACAAATCATGAAGAAATAACCTTAAAAGTTAAAAACTACTTAAAAAAATGTTAAATGAAAAAACGAGAATTTAAAGACTAAATTAAAAACTACTAAAAAAAAGATATAAAAAGAAAAAATATTCATATTGATTTAAAAAAATAATAATTAGATAAACTGAATTTTAACAGATTCATAGGATTTTAAAATATTATGTTCATCACAGAAATGATTTAATTTACTATGGAATAATGCTTGTAATTGACGCTGGCGTACATCATCCATTCCTTCAGGACCTTTAATTACAAAAACATTTGGATAATATAAATCCTCAAAATCTACTTTAAACTTAACATCTCCCAAATTATAATATTCAGCTAACAATTTAAGTTCGTCATGTATCATTTTTAACGGATCATCATTTTCAACAATCACAACTTCCGGAGTTATATCTTCTTCATCTTTAGCCATAATGTTTCCTCTATTAAATCTGTTTTAATAAAATATTTAATAATATCTTTGTAAACTAATTTAAAAACTTTACTATTAATAGAAAGATAAAGTTAAAAATTATTTATTTACCAGCAATTGGGAAGAATTCGGTATATTTAGTGTTTCTTTCAATAGGTGTTCTTCCTAATTCATTTACTAATTTGATTAAATCCTTTATTGAAGCATCCACACCATCAGGAGCACCACTAGCCTCAGACAATTCATCTCCACCAAGGGTTCCTCCCAAATCATTTGCACCTGCAAGAAGTGAAATTTGTGCGAATCTATATCCCATCTTTACCCAGGATACTTGAATATTAGGAATCAGATCTCTGAACATTAACCTACCAGTGGCATAAAGTTTCAAATCTTCAATTCCGGTAGCACCAAGATTTTTCTGACCGTTTAAGAAAATCGGTGAATAATTTGGCATAAAGGTCATAGGGATAAATTCTGTAAAACCATGTGTTTCCTCTTGAACATCCCTTAAAATCTTCATGGTTTCAACACGCTCAGCAACTGTTTCAACATGTCCATACATCATGGTTGCAGAACCTGGAATACCTGCTTTATGAACGGTAGTTACTACATCAACCCATTCTTGAGTGGAAACTTTTTTTGGACAAATAATGCTTCTTGATCTGTCGGTTAATATTTCCGCTGCAGTACCTGGAAGTGAATCTAATCCCGCTTTTTTAAGAATCTTAACTCCTTCCTCTAAAGACATCTCAGATTTTTTACATGCATCAAATATCATTGTAGGTGAGAAACCGTGAATCATCACATCAGGAAAATGGTCTTTTAAAAGCTTAAGGAGATGTTCATAATAATCAATGTCAGCTTCTTCTAAAACCCCACCCATTAATGTGAATTCACGTGCACCATTTTCAACAGCATTTTGAGCTTTTGAAAGGATTTCTTCATCATTTTGAATATATGCATCAGGATCATCCTTATCCTTTCCAAATGCACAGAATCCACATCTAATTTTACAGATATTAGTAAAATTAATATTACAATTATTAATAAATGAAACATTATCCCCTACAATTTCTTTTCTCAAGTAATCTGCTGTTTCAAGTAATGCGAATACATCAGATCCCTTTAGATTCATCAAATAATTTGCATCTTCAACAGATATTGCTTCATCTAAAGCATTATCTAATATTTTTTTAGTTTCATTACTTACTTCATATGCGGATATCATATATTTAATTAAATTATTAGAAGTTTATAAACTTTTCCATATTATGTTCAAAAAAAATCTTTCCCCGATTAAACAAAATTAATAATTTTATATAAATTTATATACGATTACTTTAAATATATAAATAAAATTTTATGATTATAAATACTAAAAATTTATTGAACAGTTGGTATTTTAAATTATTTTTAAAAAATAGTAAATAAGTTCAAATAGATTATAAAAAAATTCAATATAATAAATCCATATAAAAAAAAAAAATAAAATAAAATACTGATTATATACTATTTTTAAAAAGCCCATATTTTCTCATAAGATGTAAATTTTAGATTTACTAATCAATCCATATAAACCTTATAAATTAAATTTTAATACTATAATTATAATACATAATAATTAATATTATAATTATGATGGTGGTTTTAAATGAACAATATAACACGTGGATTGATTATAGGTAGAATGCAACCAATACATAAAGGTCACTGCCAGGTAATTTTAAAAACACTAGAGGAAGTGGACGAGTTAATTATTGGAGTAGGTAGTGCTCAAATCTCCCATACCCTAAAAGATCCATTTACTGCAGGTGAAAGGATTCTGATGATTAAAAAATTCTTAGTTGAGAATAATGTAGATCCATTAAGGTATTATATTATTCCTATGGAAGATAAAGACATTAACGCCATTTGGGTAGCTCATGTAAATATGATGACACCTCCATTTAATGTTGTTTATAGTGGAAATCCTTTAGTACAAAGATTATTTATCGAGAATAACTATACCGTTAAAGCTCCTCCACTGTATAGTAGAGAAACTTTATCTGGAAGGGAAATTAGAAGAAGAATGATAAATGATGAAGACTGGCAATCATTGGTTCCGAAATCTACAGTTGAAATAATAGAGGAAATTGATGGTATCTCTAGAATCAGGCACCTTACAAAAAAGGAAAAGAACGAAATTTAATATTCCTAAGAAATAAAAAAAACTGAAGATTAATGGCCTAATCAAATTTTAAAAAAAGAAAATATAAATAACAATAGTTATATATATTGATTATTATAATAGGTTTAGAAAAAATTTATATCAAATAAACATAATAAAAGAATTGGAAATGGATGTGATTTTAGTGGTAGTAAGATTAATCAAAAAAGACGACGATTATGTAAGTACAGCGGACTTAATTAATGACCTTAAAAAACACGAGAAAGTAGATCAATCAGGAGCAATATTTACATTTGAAGGTATAGTAAGAGGTGAGGAACCTGGTAAAGAGATTGACAAACTTATATTAACTACACCGGATAATGAAAAGACTCAAAAGGAAATGGAAGAAATAGCTGAGGATGTTAAACTTAAATATGGTGTAAATGAGATCAGTTTAATCCATTACATCGGCGAATTCTATACTGGAGATAGTTTATTTTTAGTAGCAGTGTTAGGATCCCACAGAGACGAATCTTATGATGCATTGAAGGAAGTAATTGAAAGAGTTAAATTTGATATTGATTTTAAAAAAGAAGAATACTCAAATGAAGGAACTAAAACCATTCTTGCAGGAGGTTAAATATATTGACTCTATTCGGTCAATTAATAATTTTATTAATAATAATTCTAGTACTTAAATTCATTATAAAAAACATAAAGTTATTCTTTTCGATAATATTCCTATTGATTATCATCTATTTATTGATACATATGGGAGAGTACTATAATTTATTCTTATTAATACCCCAATTAATCTAAAACATTATTTTATCAATTTTTAATTTAAATTTTTAACACTTTTTTTAAATAATTTTAATACATTTAATTTCAAAAACATTTAAACTGATTTTTTTAATATTAAATCAAAATGCTATTTTTAAAAATTTATTCTATAATCCGTCAGAAAAAAATCTCTTTTAACAAATTATATTCAAAACCGAAAATAGATATAATATAACTAAAAAATAGGACCAGAAACAGAAATAAGTTAAAAAAAACTAGATATAAACAAAAAAAAGAACTTAATAAGATTATAATAGTAAAAATAAGATAAAAACATTAAATAGAAAAAATAATGAGACAAAAAAGCAGCTTAAGAATAATAAAAATTTAGATTAAATATTTAATCTAAAATATTTATAATTCTTTACCTACGATTACTTCAGTTGCTTTGATAATAGCTGAAACATCGTCTCCTTCTTTAAGACCTAATTTTTCAGCAGATTCACGAGTAATAGCAGCAGTAATAACTCCTGGTTCTTCTACTTTAATATGAACATTTGCCATTACAGTTCCTAAAGTAACACTTTCAACTTTTCCTTTTAATCCATTTCTTGCACTAATTTCCATTTTAATAACTCCATATATTTTTTAATAAATAGCTTAAATTTTATTACTTACCACATATCTACACATCATAAAATTTCTCATAGAATAAAATTATAATAATAACTACAAATCGTAATTAACATGATAAAAATAATTTTATAATTTTATTGTATAAGTTAACTATTTATTTTTAATTAATTTTTAGTAGATTTTACTTCTACAAAATAATGTTTATCATCATACAATATAAATGTATTGTTTTTTAGTGAAAAAAGAATTTTTTATCGTTTACCGAAAATAGTCAATTCGATATAAAAATTATCGATTTTATGATTTTAAAAAACAATATGTTACTAAAGATAAGTATAAAAAATTTTAAATGTTTTTAAAATAAAATATTATTCTATGGATAAAATTGAATTTGAACCAATAGGAATAATTAAAACACCATTTGACAAACCTCAGGGAATGCCAATTCAACCAACAGGAGCAAAGGGTGTTAAAGGAGAAATAGTTTTAGACGAAAAATATGTTGACGGACTTAAAGATCTTGAGGAATTCTCACATTTAATATTAATATACCATTTACATTTAACAAATGGTAATGCCCTACAAGTTAAACCATTTATGGACAATGCTTTACATGGAGTTTTTGCAACAAGATCACCTAAAAGACCAAATAATATTGGATTATCAACAGTCAAATTAGATTCAATTGAGGACAACATTGTTCATATATCCAATATTGATGTTGTTGACGGAACCCCTCTTTTGGATATTAAGCCATATGTACCCCAATTATTTGAAGATACACTAGTTGATGATATCCAGATTGGATGGTTTGAAAATAATCATAAAAAAGCTAAAAAACAAAAAGCCGATTCAAGATTTGTTGAATAAAACAACTTTTATCAATATTAAACAAAATAAACTACTTATTTTAATTTTTTCTTTTTAATAGAAAATCAAGTCCTTTAAAAATATTATTTTAAAACCACAGTTTTCTAAAAATATTAAATAAATCCATAAATCTAAAACTTAATATTAAAATTAACCTTTTTTAAAAATTAAAAAAATACAATCTATTTTTCTATAATTAAAATAATAAATATCAGATATTTTAATAAAAAAAGCTTATAAATTTAGAAAAGTTTATTTATATATTGGTATATATTAGAGATTAAGTATTGGTTTAGAGTGAATTTTATAGATTAAATAAAATTAATATGATGTGGTTTGATGTTAGAATATAAAAAATCAATAAGGGATAGTATTAATGGAAATATTCCTATTACAGAACTTGAAAAGGAAATCCTGGACTATCCCCAATTTCAAAGATTAAGACGCATTAAACAGTTAGGATTTACTTCATTAATATATCCTGGAGCTAATCATTCTCGTTTTGAACATTCCATTGGAACTATGCACCTTGCATCAAAATTAGCAGTAGAGTTAGGCCTAGATGACGA encodes:
- a CDS encoding TOBE domain-containing protein, whose amino-acid sequence is MEISARNGLKGKVESVTLGTVMANVHIKVEEPGVITAAITRESAEKLGLKEGDDVSAIIKATEVIVGKEL
- the tsaA gene encoding tRNA (N6-threonylcarbamoyladenosine(37)-N6)-methyltransferase TrmO, translated to MDKIEFEPIGIIKTPFDKPQGMPIQPTGAKGVKGEIVLDEKYVDGLKDLEEFSHLILIYHLHLTNGNALQVKPFMDNALHGVFATRSPKRPNNIGLSTVKLDSIEDNIVHISNIDVVDGTPLLDIKPYVPQLFEDTLVDDIQIGWFENNHKKAKKQKADSRFVE
- a CDS encoding ATP-binding cassette domain-containing protein, translated to MFKVENLSKTYKLDNKDEVVGLKNINLEIKEGEILGIIGTSGSGKTTLLRCLRGVEKFDEGVITVDDVVLHADDSQYYYNQLKKATAIHLQRDFGLWPASCRENVLRKMYGAKYGDEASTLLKEAEKEFGKKADEILKLVGLEGKDDFPAPLLSGGEKQRLIMARQLAKEPKLLLLDEPATMACPKTKQEILDAVKKINKELGITVIVVSHLPEVQKYLADRIVLMNDGEIVEISDDVNGITDEFLSKRAPESDITIKASDETIIKAEDIDKRYFVLNDGVSLDIENANFEVKKGDILTLLGPSGAGKSVLLHILDGIEDADGGKVTYKLKTDNEGVLWVDIHKPSLHRMDVRRKVGFMYQE
- a CDS encoding molybdenum cofactor biosynthesis protein MoaE, translated to MVVRLIKKDDDYVSTADLINDLKKHEKVDQSGAIFTFEGIVRGEEPGKEIDKLILTTPDNEKTQKEMEEIAEDVKLKYGVNEISLIHYIGEFYTGDSLFLVAVLGSHRDESYDALKEVIERVKFDIDFKKEEYSNEGTKTILAGG
- the cofH gene encoding 5-amino-6-(D-ribitylamino)uracil--L-tyrosine 4-hydroxyphenyl transferase CofH encodes the protein MISAYEVSNETKKILDNALDEAISVEDANYLMNLKGSDVFALLETADYLRKEIVGDNVSFINNCNINFTNICKIRCGFCAFGKDKDDPDAYIQNDEEILSKAQNAVENGAREFTLMGGVLEEADIDYYEHLLKLLKDHFPDVMIHGFSPTMIFDACKKSEMSLEEGVKILKKAGLDSLPGTAAEILTDRSRSIICPKKVSTQEWVDVVTTVHKAGIPGSATMMYGHVETVAERVETMKILRDVQEETHGFTEFIPMTFMPNYSPIFLNGQKNLGATGIEDLKLYATGRLMFRDLIPNIQVSWVKMGYRFAQISLLAGANDLGGTLGGDELSEASGAPDGVDASIKDLIKLVNELGRTPIERNTKYTEFFPIAGK
- a CDS encoding nicotinamide-nucleotide adenylyltransferase, producing the protein MNNITRGLIIGRMQPIHKGHCQVILKTLEEVDELIIGVGSAQISHTLKDPFTAGERILMIKKFLVENNVDPLRYYIIPMEDKDINAIWVAHVNMMTPPFNVVYSGNPLVQRLFIENNYTVKAPPLYSRETLSGREIRRRMINDEDWQSLVPKSTVEIIEEIDGISRIRHLTKKEKNEI